From a region of the Leptospira montravelensis genome:
- a CDS encoding zinc ribbon domain-containing protein, with protein sequence MVAMAEERIYEMLWDCEFCGSKKLLGKTHRHCPNCGATQDPSRRYFPNDADKVAVQDHIYYGADKVCPFCQTPNGAKATFCGNCGGSLDGAQTVKLRSDHDGTTEDSVQKAKEDLAFPNSEYIKPHPKTPKWVLWLLGTIVIGGIGFVCLGVLWTEKVELQITHHEWSRTIAIDQFKPVSESEWCDSMPMGAYSVSRSRQIRSYNSIPDGEDCHTVRSDRGDGTFSESESCSTKYRQEPVYDDHCSYRIDKWAFDRNAVAKGFGTTQEPYWPTPQIRECASTSIGCERLGPKEEKYIVHFTEPSGKTKGEKHDCEFDLAKWKSLPAKGLYQTEKSVIFNYITCDTIQTLEENVTEE encoded by the coding sequence TTGGTTGCGATGGCAGAAGAAAGAATCTATGAAATGCTTTGGGACTGCGAATTTTGCGGATCTAAAAAATTACTCGGTAAAACACATAGGCATTGTCCCAATTGTGGTGCCACACAAGATCCAAGTCGTCGGTACTTTCCGAACGATGCAGACAAAGTTGCCGTCCAAGACCATATCTATTACGGAGCCGATAAGGTTTGTCCTTTCTGCCAAACTCCGAATGGAGCCAAAGCCACGTTTTGTGGAAACTGCGGTGGTTCCTTAGATGGTGCACAAACTGTCAAACTTAGGTCTGATCATGATGGAACCACAGAAGACTCTGTCCAAAAAGCCAAAGAAGATTTAGCCTTTCCCAATTCTGAATATATCAAACCCCATCCCAAAACTCCCAAATGGGTTTTGTGGTTACTCGGAACCATTGTAATTGGTGGGATTGGATTTGTTTGCCTCGGTGTGTTATGGACGGAAAAAGTAGAATTACAAATCACTCACCATGAATGGTCTCGCACAATCGCCATCGATCAGTTCAAACCAGTTTCCGAATCCGAATGGTGTGACTCTATGCCTATGGGTGCGTACAGTGTGTCCAGGAGTCGCCAAATCAGAAGTTATAACAGCATTCCGGATGGAGAAGATTGCCATACAGTCCGTTCGGATCGTGGGGATGGAACGTTTTCCGAAAGTGAAAGTTGTTCCACCAAATACAGACAAGAACCTGTTTACGATGACCATTGCAGTTACCGCATCGATAAATGGGCCTTCGATAGAAATGCTGTGGCCAAAGGATTTGGAACAACACAAGAACCTTATTGGCCCACTCCTCAAATTCGCGAATGTGCGAGCACAAGTATTGGTTGTGAAAGATTAGGACCCAAGGAAGAAAAATATATAGTTCATTTCACAGAGCCTAGCGGGAAAACCAAAGGAGAAAAACATGATTGTGAATTTGATCTGGCAAAATGGAAATCTCTTCCCGCCAAAGGGCTCTACCAAACTGAAAAAAGTGTCATCTTTAACTACATCACTTGCGACACCATACAAACGTTAGAAGAAAACGTAACAGAGGAATAA